A stretch of DNA from Candidatus Fermentibacter sp.:
AACCGGCCAGCCTGCCCGCTCCCTCGGCCATCTCCATCGCGGTCTCGGCGCTGACCGCCCCGAATGCCCCGAGCGTGGAGGACCGCACCCCGAGCGCCAGCCTCTTGAGGTCGTTCGAGTAGCAGACCACCCCTCCGTGGTACCACCCCGACGATCCCGGCACGGACGTGATCCTGCCGCCGAGGAGACCTCCCGTGCAGGATTCCGCCGTGGCGAGGGTGAACCCGCGCTCGGCGAGGGCTTCGCCCAGCACCTGTTCGATCAGGGGGCCGCGCTCCCGGGCGAAGACGGCAGAGCCCAGCCTCGCCCCGACCGCCTCGAATCCCGCGGAGGCCCCGGGCCCCCGGAACGAGAGCTCGACCTGCCCCGGGCTGGGCAGGAACGCCAGGGAGGCGCCCCCGTCGAGGTCCTCCGACTTGATGAGATCCATGAGCGCATTCTCCGGGATGCCCCAGATCTTCAGGCAGAAGACCTCGGCCAGCCCGGGACCCGATGCCCCGGCGGCGTCGAGGCACGGGCCGGCCAGCCCCTCCACCTCCCTGGGGACGCCCGGCAGCATCACGATGCATTCGCCCGAACCGGCGAGCGTGAGTACGATGCCGGGGGCGATACCCGCGGGGTTGTCCACCGGGCGGGCACCTTCGGGGAGCCATGCCTGCGCGCGCGCGGACCGCGGGCACTCGACCCCGCGGGCGGAGTACTTCCCCAAGACCATCCCCAGCGCCTCGGGATCCTCGCAGAAGCCGATGCCGAGGGCGGCTGCCACGGCGCGGGGCGTGAGATCGTCCTCGGTGGGCCCGAGACCTCCGGTGGTCACGATCAGCCGGCGATCCGACCGGAGCGAGGCGAGCACGGCGGCTATCCCGGCCGGATCGTCGGGAGCCACGCCGGCCCGCGACACCGGGATCCCCCTGGCCGAGAGCTCCCTCGCGACCGTGGGGATGTTGGCGTCGCGCACCCTGCCCGAGAGGACCTCGTCGCCCACCAGGAGAATCGCAGCGTCAGCGAATTCCAAGACACCCTCCCAGGAACACGAGCACCGCGGCCATCAGGCCGGCGCAGGCGTCGTCCAGCACCACTCCCGCCGG
This window harbors:
- a CDS encoding nicotinamide-nucleotide amidohydrolase family protein, with protein sequence MEFADAAILLVGDEVLSGRVRDANIPTVARELSARGIPVSRAGVAPDDPAGIAAVLASLRSDRRLIVTTGGLGPTEDDLTPRAVAAALGIGFCEDPEALGMVLGKYSARGVECPRSARAQAWLPEGARPVDNPAGIAPGIVLTLAGSGECIVMLPGVPREVEGLAGPCLDAAGASGPGLAEVFCLKIWGIPENALMDLIKSEDLDGGASLAFLPSPGQVELSFRGPGASAGFEAVGARLGSAVFARERGPLIEQVLGEALAERGFTLATAESCTGGLLGGRITSVPGSSGWYHGGVVCYSNDLKRLALGVRSSTLGAFGAVSAETAMEMAEGAGRLAGSDAALAVTGIAGPGGDSPEKPVGTVWIAAIAGGRHEVRAFRFGGTRATVRDAACTCAMGLLLGLLAEDED